One genomic segment of Ignavibacteriota bacterium includes these proteins:
- a CDS encoding thioredoxin family protein, which yields MKIIFFFFIAISLFAQNYKLVEDAKTQKLMLVGVSTKEAFKDSNFAIWFDIEYKNYKVDTNLISEYKSKLVNTKIKIVLGTWCSDSRREVPRFLKILDSIGFCDDNLTIINVDRTKNGLSNETENLEIELVPTFIIYEDDEEIGRIIETPNETLEKDLVEIVE from the coding sequence ATGAAAATAATTTTTTTCTTTTTTATTGCTATTTCATTGTTTGCGCAAAATTATAAATTAGTTGAAGATGCAAAAACTCAAAAATTAATGTTAGTTGGAGTTTCAACAAAAGAAGCTTTCAAAGATTCAAATTTTGCTATTTGGTTTGATATTGAATATAAAAATTATAAAGTAGATACGAATTTAATTAGTGAGTATAAATCAAAATTAGTTAATACGAAAATTAAAATTGTTTTGGGAACTTGGTGCAGCGATAGTAGAAGGGAAGTTCCAAGATTCTTAAAAATCCTTGATTCTATTGGCTTTTGTGACGATAATCTTACAATTATAAATGTTGATAGAACAAAAAATGGTTTATCAAACGAAACAGAAAATTTGGAAATAGAATTAGTTCCGACATTTATTATTTATGAAGATGATGAAGAAATCGGAAGAATTATAGAAACACCGAATGAAACTTTAGAAAAAGACTTAGTTGAAATTGTTGAATAA
- a CDS encoding NAD(+)/NADH kinase gives MIVGITPNYQKKEILQFLKEFIQKLSEAEIQFVLSNSVLKAENELEINWNNFTLFSDEELSKNCDVVISIGGDGTLLHTAYHSRFTQTPLVGVNFGKLGFLTEYDTDRIDDLITNLQKGNLIIEKRNTLQGKCLSEESDSLYAINDIVIDRGKYPKMIEITIEIDNEHVSTFSADGIIIATPTGSTGYSLSTGGPIVNPQTKAITLSPISPHTLTMRPLVISSNQKVVIKSFSPFQNVQVICDGQRVSYLKPTAVLEITKSEYDLNLVHSLQKHYFEILRKKLYWGIDIRNTKC, from the coding sequence ATGATTGTTGGAATAACACCAAATTATCAGAAAAAAGAAATATTACAATTCTTAAAAGAATTTATACAAAAACTTTCTGAAGCGGAAATACAATTTGTTTTAAGTAATTCTGTGTTAAAAGCGGAAAATGAATTAGAAATTAATTGGAATAATTTTACATTATTTAGCGACGAAGAATTATCAAAAAATTGTGATGTTGTAATTTCAATCGGCGGCGATGGAACATTGCTGCACACTGCTTATCATTCAAGATTTACACAAACTCCTTTGGTTGGTGTTAATTTTGGCAAACTCGGATTTCTCACTGAATATGATACCGATAGAATTGATGATCTGATTACAAATTTGCAAAAGGGAAATTTAATAATTGAAAAGCGAAACACACTTCAAGGTAAATGTTTATCGGAAGAAAGTGACAGTTTATATGCAATAAATGATATTGTAATTGATCGCGGTAAATATCCAAAGATGATTGAAATAACAATTGAAATTGATAATGAACACGTTAGTACATTTTCCGCAGATGGAATTATTATTGCAACGCCAACCGGATCAACCGGATATTCTTTATCTACCGGCGGACCAATTGTAAATCCGCAAACAAAAGCAATTACGCTTAGCCCAATTTCTCCGCATACTTTAACAATGCGTCCGCTTGTAATTTCGAGCAATCAAAAAGTTGTAATAAAATCTTTTTCACCATTTCAAAATGTGCAAGTAATTTGTGATGGACAAAGAGTAAGTTATTTAAAACCAACGGCAGTATTGGAAATTACAAAAAGTGAATACGATTTAAATTTAGTTCACAGTTTGCAAAAACATTATTTTGAAATCCTCAGAAAAAAACTTTACTGGGGAATTGATATCAGAAATACAAAATGTTAA